Proteins encoded in a region of the Leptolyngbya subtilissima AS-A7 genome:
- a CDS encoding CPBP family intramembrane glutamic endopeptidase: protein MAACDNNPFLVLKARLVVATFFAIFIGWLMVLGTLGALELLPLEGDDPILAPILYSLIFLGLCGSILLAARRSGLPLNLAALLGSWPRRLAWVQLLWLVAGVFLFSLGAFQVSYLGLSVVAPGLVEATLRQSLLLSADQATDPSLYNGLMLFSVLVVAPITEEFIFRGVLLHRWGMKWGVRPAIVLTSVLFGVLHSNLIGLFVFGVVMSLLYLSTRSLLVPMAAHAINNAIASGIDVLSNQPTANTIDTLAEFRASWWLGVLCLLVSAPWVLRYVVYHWPKHRALLPYFANQGCRRHPE from the coding sequence ATGGCAGCGTGCGACAACAATCCGTTTCTGGTCCTGAAAGCCCGGCTGGTGGTGGCGACGTTTTTTGCTATTTTCATCGGCTGGCTCATGGTGTTGGGCACTCTGGGGGCCCTAGAGCTGTTGCCCCTGGAGGGCGATGACCCAATTTTGGCGCCCATCCTCTACAGCCTAATTTTTTTGGGCCTGTGCGGATCGATCTTGCTGGCGGCCCGGCGATCGGGCTTGCCCCTCAACCTGGCGGCGCTGCTGGGCTCTTGGCCTAGACGGCTGGCTTGGGTGCAGCTGCTGTGGCTGGTGGCGGGAGTGTTTCTGTTTTCGCTGGGGGCGTTTCAAGTGTCGTACCTAGGTTTGTCCGTGGTGGCTCCGGGGCTGGTGGAGGCCACGCTGCGGCAGTCGCTGCTGCTATCGGCTGACCAAGCGACGGATCCGAGTCTCTATAACGGGCTGATGCTGTTTTCGGTGTTGGTGGTGGCTCCCATTACCGAGGAGTTCATTTTTCGTGGTGTGCTGCTGCACCGCTGGGGGATGAAGTGGGGGGTGCGCCCGGCCATTGTGTTGACCTCGGTGCTGTTTGGGGTGCTGCACTCCAATTTGATCGGGCTGTTTGTGTTTGGGGTGGTGATGTCGCTGCTGTACCTGAGTACGCGATCGCTGCTGGTGCCCATGGCCGCCCACGCGATCAACAATGCGATCGCCTCAGGCATAGACGTTCTCTCTAACCAGCCCACCGCCAACACTATCGACACCCTGGCGGAGTTTCGCGCCAGCTGGTGGCTGGGGGTGCTCTGCTTGCTGGTGTCGGCTCCCTGGGTTTTGCGCTATGTGGTCTATCACTGGCCCAAGCATCGGGCGCTGCTGCCCTACTTCGCTAACCAAGGTTGCCGCCGCCACCCTGAGTAA
- a CDS encoding lysophospholipid acyltransferase family protein has translation MPQLNRAQPPLGFIPPRYKSWVVQGCYIVLPLMLRLRLRPWLPAGIWPVTCHNPEVLADCFRQFQTGKIRLMMAFRHSQVDDPLCLSYLFSRLVPRAARQRGFSLKRPLHSFFMYDRGMPLWAGRWLGWFFAAIGGIPVHRGRRLDLKALKAVRERMMNAPLPVTIAPEGATNGHGEVISDLEPGTAQLAFWAVEDLQKAGRSEQVLLLPVGLRYIYPRPDWAALNRLLAQLEADCGLPVQSFSEPTAMGPEDYYPRLLTLGRHLLGRLEQFYQQFYNLSPAAEPEDSEHPAAIAQRLSPLLDGSLKIGERFFGLPHTGTLVTRCRRLEEAGWAYIYREDIADLKQLSAFDRGLANWMSEEATLHMRHMRLVESFVAVTGTYVKDKPTFERFAETTLILFDLVERVKGTRVPKRPQLGTRQAVISLGEPMNINDRWSDYAESRRSAKAAVETLTADIQAAMEELILTADAAGGEAS, from the coding sequence TTGCCTCAGCTCAATCGCGCCCAGCCGCCCCTTGGCTTTATTCCGCCCCGCTACAAGTCCTGGGTGGTGCAGGGCTGCTATATCGTGCTGCCCCTGATGCTGCGGCTGCGGCTGCGGCCCTGGCTGCCGGCGGGCATTTGGCCGGTGACCTGCCACAATCCTGAGGTGTTGGCGGATTGCTTTCGTCAATTTCAGACGGGCAAAATTCGGCTGATGATGGCCTTTCGCCACAGCCAGGTTGACGATCCGTTGTGCCTGTCGTATCTGTTTTCGCGACTGGTGCCTCGGGCGGCCCGTCAGCGCGGTTTTAGCCTCAAGCGACCGCTGCACAGCTTTTTTATGTACGACCGGGGCATGCCTCTCTGGGCAGGGCGCTGGCTAGGCTGGTTTTTCGCCGCCATTGGGGGCATTCCGGTGCACCGGGGTCGGCGGCTTGACCTTAAGGCCCTGAAGGCGGTGCGCGAACGGATGATGAATGCGCCGCTGCCGGTGACGATTGCCCCCGAGGGCGCCACCAATGGTCACGGCGAAGTGATCAGCGACCTGGAACCGGGCACGGCTCAGCTGGCCTTTTGGGCGGTAGAAGATCTGCAAAAAGCGGGGCGTTCGGAGCAGGTGCTGCTGCTGCCGGTGGGGCTGCGCTACATCTACCCCCGCCCCGACTGGGCGGCCTTGAATCGGCTGCTGGCCCAGCTAGAGGCTGATTGTGGCTTGCCGGTGCAGTCGTTTAGTGAGCCGACGGCCATGGGGCCAGAAGACTACTATCCTCGGCTGCTGACCCTGGGGCGGCACCTGCTGGGCCGGTTAGAGCAGTTTTACCAGCAGTTCTATAATCTGTCGCCAGCTGCCGAGCCCGAAGATTCTGAACATCCCGCCGCGATCGCCCAGCGGTTGAGCCCCTTGTTAGACGGCTCGCTCAAGATCGGGGAGCGATTCTTTGGCCTACCCCATACGGGAACTTTGGTGACCCGCTGCCGCCGCCTCGAAGAAGCGGGGTGGGCCTATATTTACCGCGAAGACATTGCTGACCTGAAGCAGCTCTCAGCCTTCGATCGCGGCTTGGCCAACTGGATGTCGGAGGAAGCCACGCTGCACATGCGGCATATGCGCTTAGTAGAAAGCTTTGTGGCGGTGACGGGCACCTACGTAAAAGACAAGCCTACCTTTGAGCGCTTTGCTGAAACTACCCTGATTCTCTTTGACTTGGTGGAGCGGGTGAAGGGGACAAGGGTGCCCAAACGTCCCCAGCTGGGTACTCGCCAGGCGGTGATCAGTTTGGGGGAGCCGATGAATATTAACGATCGCTGGTCTGACTATGCCGAGTCACGGCGATCGGCGAAGGCTGCGGTGGAGACGTTAACGGCGGATATTCAAGCGGCAATGGAGGAGCTAATTCTGACGGCTGATGCCGCTGGGGGAGAGGCGTCATGA
- a CDS encoding SDR family NAD(P)-dependent oxidoreductase, which yields MTAELQNDRQTGLVVGASQGIGLGFVRQLLADGRFERVYGTYRRPDTAQGLLALVEQSPQLVCLPVDVTDEATIEGAIAHIQTLTPRLHRAVYCVGVLHDGDFQPEKSLRQLTSENLMRSFQTNAFGAVLLAKHLMPLLKHDQPSIFAAVSAKVGSIGDNRLGGWYGYRASKAALNMFMKTASLEYARRSPNTTLALLHPGTTDTRLSEPFQRGVPPEKLFSVERTVAQLMAVMDGLTPADSGEFFSWDGSRLPW from the coding sequence ATGACTGCTGAATTGCAAAACGATCGCCAAACCGGCTTGGTGGTGGGTGCTAGCCAAGGCATTGGACTAGGCTTTGTGCGGCAACTGCTGGCCGATGGGCGCTTCGAGCGGGTGTATGGCACCTACCGTCGGCCCGATACGGCCCAGGGGCTGTTAGCACTGGTCGAACAGTCGCCTCAGCTGGTTTGTCTGCCGGTAGATGTTACCGATGAGGCCACGATTGAGGGGGCGATCGCCCACATTCAAACCTTGACCCCGCGGCTGCACCGGGCGGTGTACTGCGTGGGGGTGCTCCACGACGGCGACTTTCAGCCTGAAAAGAGCCTGCGGCAGCTCACCAGCGAAAACTTGATGCGATCGTTTCAGACCAATGCCTTTGGGGCGGTGCTGTTGGCCAAGCACCTGATGCCTCTGCTGAAGCACGACCAGCCCAGTATTTTTGCCGCTGTATCGGCCAAGGTAGGCAGCATTGGCGACAACCGCTTGGGGGGCTGGTATGGGTACCGGGCTTCTAAGGCAGCGCTGAATATGTTCATGAAAACGGCCTCGCTTGAGTACGCCCGCCGTAGCCCCAATACCACTCTGGCTCTGCTGCACCCCGGCACCACCGACACCCGCCTGTCGGAGCCCTTTCAGCGGGGGGTGCCGCCGGAGAAACTGTTCTCGGTGGAGCGCACGGTAGCACAGCTCATGGCGGTGATGGATGGCCTCACCCCCGCCGATAGCGGCGAGTTTTTTAGCTGGGATGGCAGTCGCCTGCCGTGGTAG